CTCCCCGGGAGCGGCGAGCGGCCCCGTCTGGCCGAGCTCGACCAGGCCCGCGCCGACCTGCGCCGGGTGATGGAGGCCGGCGAGCCGGTCGGCGACGAGATCGTCGACGCCCTGGTCCTCCCGCTCGTCGAAAGGGCGGTCCCGGAATGGCGGACCGCCCTGGACGCCCTCCTCGCGCTGCCCGGGCTCGGCGGCCCGGTCGGGTACGAGGGGGGAGTGATCTCCATCGGCGTCCGGCTCGCGACGGTCGAGCCGCGCATCGCGGCCGCCTGTCTCTACGCCGGAAGCCTCATCCCCCGCGTCATCTTCGAGGAGGCCCGCCAGGTCGGCATCCCGCTGCAGGTCCTGCTGCAGTGGGACGACGAGGGCAACGACCGGCAGGCGTCCCTGAACCTGTACGACGCCTTCGGCTCCAAGGAGAAGACCCTGCACGCCAACATGGGCGGGCACGCCGGCGTCCCGCAGTACGAGCTCGACGCCGGGGCCCGGTTCTTCGCCCGGCACCTGAAGTAGGTCCGGGCCCACCCCGAGGGCCGTGACCGTGCGCTACGGCGACGCCCAGGGCGCCGACAGCAGCTCGGCGACGCTGCGCCGGTCCCGCCCCTCCGGCGGCTCCCCGACCGCCTTCCCCAACGCGATCATGGACACGATCGCCCACCCCGGGTTCGGGCTCAGCTCCTTCGTGAGCCCCTCCATGTCGAAGGCCCGGAACTGGTGGGAGGCCAGTCCCAGCGCCTCCGCCTGGAGGGTCATGTGGGCGATGGCCTGCCCGAGGTCGTAGTCCGCGAACTCGGAGTACCGCAGCTCCGTGTCGTCCACGTGGCGCCGCGTCGACGTGACGACGAGCAGCCCCGCGTCCGTCGCCCACCGGGCCGAGCTGGGAGCGAGGTGCCGGACCACCCGCTCGTGGTCCGGCTCACCGGGCCGGGCCGCGAAGAAGCCCCACGGCTGGGAGTTCCCGGCGGACGGGGCCCACCGCGCGGCTTCGAGCAGCAGGCCCAGGGTCTCGTCGTCGACGGCGGCCGACGGGTCGAACCGGTACGGGCTGAACCGTCCGGCCAGCAGGGGGTGTATGCCGCCGTCGGACGGTTCCGGATCACGTCGCATGCCCCGCTGCAACCGGTCCCCGTACAGCCCTATTCCAGCTGCAGTAGCAGTACCCGACCTAGTACCCGACGGCCTCTCGGAGCAGCAGCACCGTGCCGCGCCCCGGGTGGGGTTCCGCGTTGAGGACGAGCAGGCGGTTGACGGCGCTGTCCATCCCGTACGCCGCCTGGCAGCGGGCGTTCTCCAGCGGGAGGACGTGCTCCTCGATGCGGCGCAGGGCCGTGCCCAGGTCGGGCACCACCTTCTGCGCGCCGACGATCCACACCGCGCGGGCCGCGCCGCCCGCGTTGGCGGGGAGCTGGCTACCGCTGCCCGAGGCGAGCACGAGCGCACCGGTCTCGGTGACGGCGGCGACGCTGTTCACGACGAAGTCCGGGCAGGCGGCGAGCCGTCGGATCTCGTCGGCGCCGGTGGCGCGGTCGATGCCCAGGATGCGCGGCCTGACGGCGTCGTACGGGCCGCCGGCGTTGATGTCCTCGTCGATGCCGGACAGCCGGAGCGTCTCGCTGGCTCCGGTGAGCACGCTGGAGCCCTCGGGGATCAGCTCCTTGATACGGGTACGCGCTTCGGCGGCGTCGTCGAGGATCTCGGCGGCGAAGCCGTTGGCGCGCAGCGCGGCGGCCACCCGCTCCAGCCGTTCGTCCGCCGCCGGGGCGCCCCAGGCGGAGGCCTCCTCCGGGCCCGCCTCCGAGCTTCCCTCCGCGCCCTGCTCCGCGCGGGGCGCCCCGCCCGCCAGCGGGGAGGTGTCGAGATACCTGACCTCGTACACCCGCTCGGCGAACCTCCAGCCTTCCTCGGTCCGCCGGTAGCGGTCGTGGTAGACGGCGAAGTTCTGCCCCTGGCGTCCGTCGAGGGTGCGCGCGAGCTCGTGCATGTACGCCCGGCCGGTCGCGGTGTCGCCGTCGATCCGGATCGCGCCGGGGTGCGTGTTCTGCACGAAGAAGTCCCACTGGGCCTGCAGCCGCTCGCCCCCGGCGAGGATCTCCTCGCGGCCGACCAGCTCGACGGGGACGTTGGGCATGCTCAGGACACCGTCCGGGGTGAACAGCGCCGCCATGCGGGGCCGGTCGCGCATCATCGCCGCGTCGGTGAACTCGCCGCGCAGCGCCTCGATCTCGACGCGGTCCGCGATGGCCTGGAAGTCGTTCATCGAAGTTCCCTCTCGGTCTCGTCATCGCCTTCACCGTGACGACAAGACAGCGCACCGGAATGTGAGGCGGGCATCGGCCTCACATTCCGAGGCGCTGTCCTGTCGTATGGGGGAGAGACGCAGAAACGGGCGAGCGAGCGAGGGAGAAGACCGGACCATGACCACGGGAGCCGAGATCATGAACGAGCGCCGCAGGCTGATCAACCTCGGTTATCGGCTCCTGGGTTCCCTCGCGGACGCCGAGGACGTCGTGCAGGAGACCTACGCCCGCTGGTACGCCCTGTCCGCACGCGAGCAGCAGGCCATCGAATCGCCCGGCGCCTGGCTGATGACGGTCGCCAGCCGCATCTGCCTGAACCTCCTCGGCTCGGCGCGGGTCAGGCGGGAGACGTACGTGGGCGACTGGATCCCGGAACCCCTGCCCGAGCCCACGGAGTACGCCACCGGGCGCGCCGACGGAACCGACCCGGCGGACCGGGTCACCCTCGACGAGTCGGTGACGATGGCCTTCCTGGTCGTCCTCGACGCGATGACCCCGGCCGAACGCGTCGCGTTCGTCCTGCACGACGTCTTCCGCTACCCCTTCGGCGAGGTCGCAGAGATCGTCGGCCGCAGTCCGGCGGCCTGCCGCCAGCTGGCCTCGTCCGCCCGCCGACGCGTCCGTACGGCGCAGAGTCCGGCGGCCCCGAGTGCCGCAGGGCAGGCGGACATCGTCAGACGGTTCAAGGCGGCGTGGGAGGCCAAGGACATCGACGCCCTGGTCGGCCTGCTCGACCCCGACGCCGTCGCGACCGCCGACGGCGGCGGGCTTGCCGTCACCCACCCGCGTCCGCTCGTGGGCGCCGAGCGGATCGCGCGGGGCTACGCCGAGATCGGCCGCCTGGCGGGCGACCGCACCACGTTCGTGGAGCGCACGGTCAACGGCCTACCCGGCCTGGTGGCGTGGCAGGACGGCGTCCTCGTGACCGTGTACGCCTTCGAGACCACGGGCGACCGGATCAGGCGCATCTGGGCGGTGCGGAACCCCGAGAAGCTCCGCCCCTGGCGGATCAGCTGAGCGCACCCAGAACGTGCGGGGCCGCCTCCGTGAGGGTGGGGAAGTGACGGTGGGCGTCGGGGTGCGGGGCGGGGGTGTTGACGGTCCAGACGGTCATCCCGGCGTCGAGCCCGGAGCGGACCCCGGAGGGCGCGTCCTCGATCACGAGACACTCCGCCGGGTCCGCGCCCAGCTTCTCGGCGGCGGTGAGGTACGGGACGGGCGACGGCTTCCCCTCGGCGACGGAGCCCGCGTCGACGATCAGCCCGGGGAACGGCAGCCCGGTCCGCTCGAACCGCCCCCGCACCCGGTGCTCGTAGTTCGACGTGACGAGCGCCCACCGGTCGGCGGGGAGCGCGTGGAGCAGCCCGGCGGCCCCGTCGAAGGCCGCGTAGTCGCCCGTACGGACGTCCTCGTCCTCCAGCGCGTGCAGGAGGGCGAGGCACTCGTCCGGGTCGGCGCCGGGCACGACGGCGGCGAAGGTCTCCACGGGCCGCGTCCGCAACGCCGTGGCGTACACCTCGGCGCCGTCGAGCCCGTACCGCGCGGCCCACTCGTGCCAGACGCGGCGCTGGTTCTCGACGGCGTCCATGAGGGTGCCGTCGACGTCGAAGAGAACGAACTTTATGGAGGTCACGCCCGGGATGCTACGTCCACGAACGCGGCCCAGGAGGCGGGGGAGACGGCGAGCTGGGGGCCGTGGGGGTTCTTGGAGTCGCGGATGTGGATGAGGGTGGGGTGGGCGGCGACCTCGACGCAGTTGCCGCCTTCGCCGCTGCTGTAGCTGGACTTGCGCCAGTCGTAGGCGACTTCGATGCACTCGCCGCCCTCGCCGTCGCTGTAGCTGCTCTTGAACCAGGCCAGATCTGCGGTGCTCATAGCTCTCCCAGCATTTTCTCGATCCGCTCCAGGGACTCGCGGCGCGTGAGTGCCTGCGCCCGGATGATCCCATAGCGCTCGGTATACATGCGCACCTCCTCTGGGTCGATGATCAGTCGGGCGTGTCCGTAGATCTCGGTGTACGCGACCTCCCGCCGTCCTTTGGGTGTGAGCAGGGTGAACGAGCCGCCCAGGCCCGGGTGTTCGTCCGGGTCGTTCGGCATGATCTGGAAGTGGACGGTCCTCAGCCGGGCGACCTCGATGATGCGTCGCAGCTGCTCCCGGAGGACGTCTCGGCCGCCCAGAAGGCGCCGCAGCACCGCCTCCTCGATGACGAAGCTCATCGTCGGGCCCGGCCACTTGTCGAACAGTGCTTGTCGGGAGATCCGGTCGGCCAACCGCGTCTGGATCGTCTCCTCGTCATAGAGCGGGCGGCGGTAGCGGAAGACGGCCTCCGCGTAGGCCGGGGTCTGCAGAATGCCCGGTACCGCCTGCACGGCGTAATAGTGCAGGGCAACGGCCTCGGCCTCCGCCTTCGCGAAGCTCCGGAACCAGTCCGGGTGCCGCACCCGCGCCCGCGCCAGCGCCTGCCGTACGTCATCCACCGCCGCCGTCAGCACACCCCCCGCCCCCAGCGCCGGGTCCGCCAGCAGCAGGAAGTCCGGCTGTGGCGTCCGTACCCCCCTCTCGATCGACGAGATCAGGTCCTCGCCGCAGTGCGTGAGCTCCGCCAGCTCCACCTGGCTCAGGCCCGCGTTGTTCCGCAGCACCTTGATGATCTTCCCGATCGCACGGAACAGGTGCGCCGTGCCGTCCACCTCGGAGGGCCGCTCCGGCCGCTCCTCCTTCTTGTTCCCCGACATCCGTACCGCCTTCTTGGCGTACCCGTACTGTTACGCAGCGTCGTCGCGTCGCTGCTGGTCAGCGTACGGTCGGGGGCCCAAGCTCGGGGGCATGAAATCCGAAACCGCCACTCCAACCGGTGAGTTCACGCTCCGGCTCTCGGCAACGCGCCGGGGCGCACGCCTGGCACGGTTACTGGCTGTGCAGCAGCTCCACGACTGGGGCGTCACGGGCCCCTCGGCCGAGGCGGCCGAGCTGGTCGTCGCCGAGCTCGCCAACAACGCGGTCCGGCACGGGCGGGTGCCGGGGCGGGACTTCGAGGTACGGATGGAGCGGGGCGACGACCACGTACGGATCGAACTGTCCGACGCGCGCGGCGAACGGCTGCCGGTCCCGGCCCGGGAACCGGACGAGGGCGGCTACGGGCTGCTGCTCGTCGCCGCCCTCGCCACGGCGTGGGGCGTGAAGGACCGGTCCGTCGGCAAGACGGTCTGGGCGACCGTCCCGCTGGCGTCCCGGTGAGGGGTCGTCAGGAGGAGAGGTTGTAACTGGTGTCCGGGGAGGTGGTCCACCAGGAGACCTGGCTGCGCGTGCGGAACGGCTGCTGCCAGGAGCCTGTGCCCTGGTACAGGTAGGCCAGGCCGCCGCTGCCCCGAATGGAGGCGTACAGGTCGGGACGGCCGTCGCCGTTCGCGTCGCCGATGCCGAGCAGGTCGCCGTACCCGCCCCAGCCGCCGCCCACCTTCACGCGGGGCGCGAAGGTGCCGTCGCCCTTGCCGAGGTAGAGCCAGAGGACGCCGTCCTTGTCGCGGGCGACGAGGTCTCCGGCCGGGCCGCCGGCGAGGTTGCCGGTGGCGGTGAGCTGGTTGTAGACGCCCCAGCCGCCGCCGATCTTCCTGCGGGTCGCGTACGGGGCGGTGGCCGAGCCCGTGCCCTTGTAGAGCCACAGGTCGCCGGTCTTGTCGGTGGCGACCAGGTCCGCCCGGCCGTCGCCGGTGAGGTCGCTGCCGCCGGTGAGCTGGTTGTACGTGTTCCAGCCGGAGCCGATCCGGACGCGGCCGGCCAGCGGGGCCTTGGCCTGCCCCGTGCCCTGGTAGAGCCAGAGGACCCCGGACTTGTCCCGGGCCACGACGTCGCTCACGGCCGAGCCGGTGACGTTCCCGGCGGCCTCGATCCGGTCGTACGTCTGCCAGCCCGAGCCGACGAGCAGCCCCGGGTTCTGGTCGAGATAGCCGGCTTCGGGGCGGAGGAACGTGTCGTCGATCCACAGGCGGCCCGAGGTGTCCCGCACGAGCACGTCGGGCGAGCCGTCGGCGTCGTAGTCGTGCGCGCCGGGCTTCCGGGTGACGGTGAACGAGCCGGAGGTCTTCAGCTCCGGTCCGATGCCGTTCATCGGCTTGGCGCTGATCTCCCAGGTGTACGGCCCGCTCTGCGCCCCGGTCCACAGCTCGGGGGCGCCGTTCCAGGCGAGCTGGCCCTTCCAGGCGTACGAGGCCTTGTGGGGGTCGTAGTCGGCGTTGAGCGGGTAGACCCCGTCGGTCAGGGTCTCGCCCGTCCGGGTGTTGCGGATCTTGACGGTCATCTCCACCTCGGACCGGCTGAGCTGCCAGACCATGGTGAACTTGCCGCCGGTCTTGTCGAGGTCGAGGACCGGCGGGATGTTGTGCGAGAGCAGCGTGACCTTGGTGGAGAGGCCGGAGGAGGCGACCTGTGTGGCGACCGGGGCGCCGTCCGCGCCCGGAGCGATCCGGTACAGGCCCTCGCCCTTCGCGGCGGTGCCGCCCTGGACGAGAAGCGCCCCGTCCGGAGCCACGGCCGAGGAGGCCATGTCGTCCATGAGCTTCCGGGTCGTGGTGCTCGTGAGGGAGCGCGCGGTCACGGCGTACGTCGGGGACGGGTTCCGCTCGTCGTATCCGCCGGACTGCGCGTACGTCAGCCAGTTGCCGACCAGGCCGAGGGAGTCGATCGCGCCCGGCAGGGCGATCCGCTGGGTGGTGGTGGAGGGGCCCCGCTGGGTGACGACCGCGGTCCGGGAGCCGCCGCTCGCGGGCTCCAGCCAGGCGACGTGCGTGCCCGAGAGCGCGATGGGGGTCTGCTGGTCGTTGCCCGCGAGGGCACCGGTCTCCGTGACCTTGGCGGTGGCGAGGTCCACGGTGGCCCAGCGCCGGCCCGCGGCGGTGACGTACGTGAGGAGGGCGGTGTCGGGCGTGCCGGCCCTGACGATCGGGTCCTTCGCGTCGGCCGGCAGCCCGGTCACGAGCACGTTGGCGGTCCCGCCGTCGTCGCTCCGGGAGAGCAGGTGCACGGCGTGTCCGCCCTGGGCGTTGGACGCCTTGACGAACGCGGTCCGGCCGACGGCGCCGATGTACGTCGCGTCGGAACCCGCGATCCTGGGCGACACGGACAGGACGTCCTGGTCCGTGATCATGTCCCGGAGCGTGATGTAGCCGTCGGACCCGACCCCCGCGACCACGTCGGAGGCGTGAGAGACAGAGGCCCAGCTGTCGCCCGGCCACGGCTCCTTCCTGCTGCCGTCGGCGTACCGGGTCCAGACGCCGTGGATGGCCCGGTCGTCCCGCTCCCAGGTCAGGAACCCGGTCGTTCCGGCGCTCACGATGTCCGTCCTGCCCTGCGGGTAGGGCACGACCGCCGCCGCGGTGGTGGCCGCGGCCGTGGCGGAGGCGGTGGCGGCCGTGGCGGGGACGGCGGCCGTCAGACCGCCCACGGTGACGGCGAGGGCGACGGTGACGGCGGCGGCGAGACGGTGCCGGGATGTACGTGCTGGGGACACGGTGCTGTTCCTCCCCCTGTGGTCGGGACATGGTGCTCCATGCCCCGACCACAGGACATCCGGGTGGATCGAAAGGTTGTACGCCCGGTCGGCTGATCCGTCAGAAGGCCCTGTCGAAGTCCTTGGCGTAGCTCAAGTGGCTGCCCAGGTAGTAAGTGAAGGGGTTCCGGTAGTCACCCGTGCCCCTGTAGATCTCCACGAGATCGTCGGTGGTGCCCTTGTGGCTCACCGCGAGCAGGTCGGCGCGGCCGTCCCTGTCGACGTCGCCGATGCCGACGAGGTCGGTGTACCGGCTCAACACCAAGTCCCTGTCGACGCGGGTGCGGGGTGCGAAGGTCCCGTCTCCCTTGCCGAGGTAGAGCCAGAGGTAGCCGTCCTTGTCGCGGGCGACGAGGTCACCGGCCGGGCCGCCGCCGATGTTGCCGGTGGCGGTGAGCAGGGTGTAGCCGCCCCAGCCGCCGCCGATCTTCCTGCGCGGGGCGAACGGTGCCTGTTCGTTGCCGGTGGCCCGGTAGAGCCAGAGGACGCCGGACCTGTCGGTGGCGAGGAGGTCGGGGCGGCCGTCGCCGGTGAGGTCGCTGCCGGCGGTGAGCTTGTCGTAGATCTGCCAGCCGCTGCCCACCTTGGTCCGGGGGGCGAAGGAGTGTCCGGTGCCCCGGTAGTACCAGAGGGCGCCGGTCCGGTCGCGGCCGAGCAGGTCGGCGTAGGAGGAACCGGCCAGGTTGCCCGGGGCGATGATCCGGTCGTACGTGTTCCAGCCGCCGCCACGGTCGGTCCGCTCCCACGGGCCCTGATAGCGGTTGTCGAACATCTGCCGGACGTCGAGGGAGGAGAGGCGTCCCGCGCTGTTCGTGAGGAGCAGGTCGGGGGAGCCGCTGTCGGAGTAGTCGTGGGGGTGCGCCTTGCCGGCGACCTTGAAGGTGCCGGATCGTTCCACCGCCGGGCCGATGCCGTTCATGGGGGTCGCCGTCATCTTCCAGGTGTACGTGCCGTGGTAGGCGGCGACGGCGTTGTCGAACTGGCCGGGCCAGTCGATGGTGCCCCTGTCGCCCCAGCCGCCGGCGAAGGACGTCCAACGCTTCCCGGACGCCTCGTGCGTGACCAGGAGCCGCACGTCTGCGCCCCACCTCCCGAACTGCCAGGAGAACCGTGCCTTGGAACCGGCCGTGTCGAAGTCGACGGATGCGGGGGTCTCTTCGCCCACCACGGTGAGCGCGACGGGCCTGCCCAGGCTCGCCACGAGGGTGGCGGCGGGGAGGCCGTCCGGGCCTGCGGCGATCCGGTAGATGCCCTCGCCCTGTTCGATCGTGCCGCCCTGCACGAGGAGCTCGGAGTCCGACTGGCTGCGGATGGTGTCGACGACGTCGAGGACCTTGACCGTCTGCCCGGTCGTCAGCGAGCGGAGCGTCAGCCCGTAGAGGGGGTTGGGGCGGCGCTCCAGGAAATCAGGCCTTGTCGTTTCGGAGTATGCCAACCAGTCGTCGTCCATCAACTCGGCCTGGAGGAACTGCGCGTAGCCGATGGGGATGCGTGTGGAACCGGACTCGCCCCGCCGGGCCACCTCCAGGGCCACCGCTCCTCTGGCATTCGGCTCTTCGCCCCAGGCCAGGTGTGTGGCGGACAGGGTGACATCGGTCTGATAGCCGCCTCGTGTCGCGCTGCGCTCCTCCACCACCGTGGCGGTGGCGACGTCCACCACGGCCGTACGCCAGTCGGCCGCGTTGTCCTCCTCCACGTAGTACAGGAGGGACAAGGTGTCCGGCGAGTCCACCTGGCTGGAGAGGTCGCGCGCGGCCATGCCCGTGGGCAGCCCGAAGATCGTACGGTCGACGATCGTGCCGTCCGGCTTGCCGACGAGGTGGACGTCCCGGCCCTCGCTGCCGTCGGCCTTGGGGACGCTCACGACGAGGGTGCTGCCGACGAGGTCCATGAGGGTGGCGTCCGGGCCGAGGAAGCCGATGTCTATGGTCACGGGGGAGGAGGCCCCGGACATGTCGTACACGGTGTGGACGGTTCCGGACGAGGCCACGACGGTGTCCGCGCGGACGGTCCCCTTGGAGCCCGCGGGCAGCGCGGTCGTGACGCCGTCCGCGTACCGGGTCCAGGAGAAGCCGCCGTCGTGGTGACGGGTGAGGAACCCCGACGGGCCGTTGCCGACCAGCTGGGAGTCCTGCGGCAGGGTGGGCACGGTGGCGGCCTGCTGATCCGCCGCGACGGCCGCCGTCCCCGGGCGCGCGCCGGTCGCCGCCACGGCGGGCGAGGTCAGGACGCCCGCCGTGACGGCGAGGGCGACGGCCACGGCGGCGGCGAGCCGGTGGCGGGACTTGCGTGCGTGTGCCAAGGCGGTGCTCTTTCTCAAGAGGCGCGGGCGCGGCGAGATACGCCGCGCCCGCAGGACTCTTGAGATGACCGGAAGGTTGTACGGTCCGGGCGCCCCCTTCCGGCCGTACCCCGTCGATCCATCAGAAGGCCGGCACGAGATCGTCAGAAGATCGTCAGATCCGAGCCGAAGTAGTCGTAGGAGTAGATCGCCTGGCGGGTCCCGAAGGGCGCTCGCCAGTCGCCCGTGCCCTTGTAGACGTACGTGTTGCCGTAGTGGTTGTTCGCCAGCAGGTCCGGGTGGCCGTCGCGGTCGACGTCGCCGAAGCCGGCGAGCCCGTAGTACGTGTTCCAGCCCGCGCCGATGCGGGTACGGGCGGCGAAGGTGCCGTCCCCCTTGCCGAGGTACAGCCAGAGGACACCTGAGGCGTCGCGGGCGACGAGGTCACCGGCCGGGCCGCCGCCGATGTCGGCGGTGGCGGTGATCTGGTTGTAGATCCCCCAGCCGCCGCCGACCTTCACACGCGGCGCGAAGGGCTTCACGGCGTCGCCGGTGCCCTTGTAGAGCCACAGGACGCCGGAGGTGTCGGTGGCGAGGAGGTCCGGGCGGCCGTCGCCGTTGAGGTCGCTGCCGCCGGTGATCTGCTTGTAGATCCCCCAGCCGCCGCCGATCTTCACGCGGGGGGCGAGGGCCAGGCCGGTGCCCTGGTGGAGCCAGAGGACGCCGGTCTTGTCGCGGGCGACGATGTCGGACTGCGGGGAGCCGGCGACGTTCCCGGGGGAGACGAGCCGGTCGTAGGCGTTCCAGCCGCCGGTGCCGAGCCAGGTGGGAAAGTCGTGGGTCCACGCGCCGAGGGGGCTGCTCGTGTTGTACAGCTTCAGACCGGTGGAGTCCCGCACGAGCAGGTCGGGGGTGCCGTTGTCGTCGAAGTCGTGCGGGACGACCTTGCGGACGACCTTGAAGGTGCCGGTCTTCTCCACGGCCGGGCCGATGCCGCCGATGGGCTGCGCCGTGAAGCGCCAGGTGTAGTCGCCGTTGGGGGCGGGGGCCCTGTACTCGGCAGGAATGCCGGGGTTGCTCGTGACGAACGCGCCGTCCCACTTGAAGCCGTATCGACCGTCTCCGGAGGAGGAGACCTCGGGACTCCACGATTTGCCGGTCGCGGGGTGCTCCAGCCGGACGTGTACCTCCATCGCCGGCCTGTTGAGGGTCCAGGTCAGTGGGACCGGGGTGGTGACGCGGTCGAAGTCGATCGTCTCGGGGACGTCGTGCTTCACGAACTCCAGCGTGGTGGACTGGCCGGTGCTCGCCACGAGGGTGACCGTCGGCCGGGCGCCGTCGGCGCCCGGGGCGATCCGGTAGAGGCCCTCGCCGTGCTCGATCGTCCCGCCCCGCGCCATCTGGGTCCCGTCGGGGCCGGGGGTGGAGGTCAGCGTGTGGTCCAGGAGGTCGACCGTCTCACCCGTCGTCAGGGAGAAGGCCCGCAGTGCGTACCTGGAGTTCGGGAGCGAGGCCGGGTCCGACGCGAACTGTCGGTACGTCAGCCAGCCGCCGACCAGTTGGATGCCGACGGCGTTCGTGATGCCCAGGTCGTGGCGTACGGTCTCGCCGGTGTCCCGCCGCGCCACGGCCACCTTCACCGTGGAGTTCGTGGGCTTCTCGACCCAGGCGATGTGGGTGGCCGAGAGGGCGGTGCCTCCCAGGGGGACGTCGGGCGTCTCGTACTTCTCGACGACCGCGTGGGTCGCGATGTCCACGACGGCCGCGCGGCTCTGCTTCGTCCCGTCCACGGTGCCCGCGTACAGGACCACGGCGCTGTCGGGGGATTCCAGGTTGATGACGGTGATCGCGGCGTCAGCCGGCAGGCCGGTGACCGTGTCGTCGACCAAGTCCCCTTGCTGCTTGCCGATGACGTGGAGGTCGCTGCCGCCGGTCGCGTTGGCCTTCTTCGCGACGAGCCGGGTGCCGGCCGATCCCACGACGGTGTAGCCCTCGCCGAGGGGGCGGATGTCGATCTCCAGCGGATCGGCGCCCGTCGCCATGTCGTACAGCTTGAAGACACCGCTGCCGTCGGTCCCCCGCACGACGTCCGTGCGCCGCGAGCCCCCGTACGAGCCCCCGGGGAGCACGGTCGTGGCGCCGTCCGAGTACCGCATCCACCGGTAGGTGATCGGCGTGCCGCCCTGGCCGCTCAGGAAGCCGGTCGGGCCGGCGCTGAGGACCGAGGCGTCGACCGGGAACGGGACGACGTCCTGCTCCGCCGACTGCGCGGCGGCGGCCGGGGTCACGGCCGTCGGCGCGGCCGCGAAGGAAGGCGTGACGGTCACGGCGGTCACAGTCGTCACGGCCAGGACGGCGGTGACCGCCGCGCCCAGCCGGATCCGGGCGGTGCGGGTGCGGGTCAAGAGACTGGTCCTCCCCCAGAGGTGTGGGCATGGCGTTCGACGCCATGCCCACAGGACCTCCGAGGGAATCGGAAGGTTGTACGTCCGGGTCAGAACAGGGTCGTGGGGTACGTCCCGAGGGGCTCCGGGCTGTACACCTCGCGCCGGGAGCTGAACGGCGCGCGCCAGTCGCCCGTGCCCACGTAGTAGGAGAGGGTCTCGAAGTTGCCGCCCATGACTCCCTGGGCGACGAGGTCCGGGCGGCCGTCCCTGTTGACGTCGCCGACGCCGACGAGGTCGGTGTAGCGGTCCCAGCCCGTGCCGATCCTGGTGCGCGGGGCGAAGGTGCCGTCGCCCTTGCCGAGGTACAGCCAGAGGACACCGGCGCGGTCGCGGGCGACGAGGTCGCCGGCGGGGCCTCCGGCGAGGTTGCCGACGGCGGAGATCTGGTTGTAGATCCCCCAGCCGCCGCCGATCTTCTTGCGGGCGGCGAAGGGTGCGGTTCCCTTGCCGGTGCCCTTGTACAGCCACAGGTCGCCGGCCTTGTCGGCGGCGAGGAGGTCGGAGCGGCCGTCGTTGGTGAGGTCGCTGCTGCCGCCGACGAGCTTGTCGTAGGTCTGCCAGCCGCCGCCGATCTTCGTACGGGGGGCGAAGGCGTGGCCGGTTCCGGAGTACAGCCAGAGGTCGCCGACCCGGTCGCGGCCGATGACGTCGGCGTACGGGGAGGCGTCCAGGTTGCCGGGGGCCGCGAGCCGGTCGTAGATGTTCCAGCCCTGGCCGATGACCGTGGGCGTCCGCTTGTAGCCCCAGCGGGTCTCGTAGAGGCTCTGGCGGGCGTCGTAGTTGAGCAGTCGGCCCGAGCCCGAGCCGTCCAGGACGAGGAGGTCCGCGAGACCGCTGTCGGAGAAGTCGTGCGGGGCGGGCTTGCCGGTGA
The DNA window shown above is from Streptomyces vietnamensis and carries:
- a CDS encoding nitroreductase family protein; its protein translation is MRRDPEPSDGGIHPLLAGRFSPYRFDPSAAVDDETLGLLLEAARWAPSAGNSQPWGFFAARPGEPDHERVVRHLAPSSARWATDAGLLVVTSTRRHVDDTELRYSEFADYDLGQAIAHMTLQAEALGLASHQFRAFDMEGLTKELSPNPGWAIVSMIALGKAVGEPPEGRDRRSVAELLSAPWASP
- a CDS encoding nuclear transport factor 2 family protein; translated protein: MNDFQAIADRVEIEALRGEFTDAAMMRDRPRMAALFTPDGVLSMPNVPVELVGREEILAGGERLQAQWDFFVQNTHPGAIRIDGDTATGRAYMHELARTLDGRQGQNFAVYHDRYRRTEEGWRFAERVYEVRYLDTSPLAGGAPRAEQGAEGSSEAGPEEASAWGAPAADERLERVAAALRANGFAAEILDDAAEARTRIKELIPEGSSVLTGASETLRLSGIDEDINAGGPYDAVRPRILGIDRATGADEIRRLAACPDFVVNSVAAVTETGALVLASGSGSQLPANAGGAARAVWIVGAQKVVPDLGTALRRIEEHVLPLENARCQAAYGMDSAVNRLLVLNAEPHPGRGTVLLLREAVGY
- the sigJ gene encoding RNA polymerase sigma factor SigJ, which translates into the protein MTTGAEIMNERRRLINLGYRLLGSLADAEDVVQETYARWYALSAREQQAIESPGAWLMTVASRICLNLLGSARVRRETYVGDWIPEPLPEPTEYATGRADGTDPADRVTLDESVTMAFLVVLDAMTPAERVAFVLHDVFRYPFGEVAEIVGRSPAACRQLASSARRRVRTAQSPAAPSAAGQADIVRRFKAAWEAKDIDALVGLLDPDAVATADGGGLAVTHPRPLVGAERIARGYAEIGRLAGDRTTFVERTVNGLPGLVAWQDGVLVTVYAFETTGDRIRRIWAVRNPEKLRPWRIS
- a CDS encoding HAD family hydrolase, whose product is MTSIKFVLFDVDGTLMDAVENQRRVWHEWAARYGLDGAEVYATALRTRPVETFAAVVPGADPDECLALLHALEDEDVRTGDYAAFDGAAGLLHALPADRWALVTSNYEHRVRGRFERTGLPFPGLIVDAGSVAEGKPSPVPYLTAAEKLGADPAECLVIEDAPSGVRSGLDAGMTVWTVNTPAPHPDAHRHFPTLTEAAPHVLGALS
- a CDS encoding DUF397 domain-containing protein; protein product: MSTADLAWFKSSYSDGEGGECIEVAYDWRKSSYSSGEGGNCVEVAAHPTLIHIRDSKNPHGPQLAVSPASWAAFVDVASRA
- a CDS encoding helix-turn-helix domain-containing protein — translated: MSGNKKEERPERPSEVDGTAHLFRAIGKIIKVLRNNAGLSQVELAELTHCGEDLISSIERGVRTPQPDFLLLADPALGAGGVLTAAVDDVRQALARARVRHPDWFRSFAKAEAEAVALHYYAVQAVPGILQTPAYAEAVFRYRRPLYDEETIQTRLADRISRQALFDKWPGPTMSFVIEEAVLRRLLGGRDVLREQLRRIIEVARLRTVHFQIMPNDPDEHPGLGGSFTLLTPKGRREVAYTEIYGHARLIIDPEEVRMYTERYGIIRAQALTRRESLERIEKMLGEL
- a CDS encoding ATP-binding protein, which produces MKSETATPTGEFTLRLSATRRGARLARLLAVQQLHDWGVTGPSAEAAELVVAELANNAVRHGRVPGRDFEVRMERGDDHVRIELSDARGERLPVPAREPDEGGYGLLLVAALATAWGVKDRSVGKTVWATVPLASR